From Cataglyphis hispanica isolate Lineage 1 chromosome 19, ULB_Chis1_1.0, whole genome shotgun sequence, one genomic window encodes:
- the LOC126856873 gene encoding keratin-associated protein 19-2-like yields MKLFLAISTISGLIALCHSATESPESKLFPKLNDAQRVYTSNTDNQGDLTTSASDRTFHITKDYGSIGYPGGYPGGYPGGYPGYSYGTSPGIIGSVYPGTSYRGSSIIPGYNRGYQYPGGLIGSGNIGYGYYGNYPGYSGYGGGYGGYGGYGGYGGYGGYDGYGGYGAYGRGFIPGGYGGYGSYGVGGYEDGYLGYGRGGYGRYDGYDSSTYGSGYGTNYGSSYAARSPYSYRGGNYGTSLGNPTGYRGYS; encoded by the exons ATGAAGTTGTTTCTTGCT ATATCGACCATAAGCGGTTTAATCGCATTATGCCATAGTGCGACTGAATCTCcggaatcaaaattattcccAAAATTAAACGATGCACAACGTGTATATACGAGTAATACAGACAACCAGGGAGATTTGACTACATCTGCGAGCGATCGAA cATTTCATATAACCAAAGATTATGGGTCAATTGGATATCCAGGAGGATATCCTGGAGGATATCCCGGAGGATATCCTGGATATTCATATGGCACTAGTCCGGGAATAATTGGATCTGTTTATCCTGGTACTTCATATCGCGGTAGCAGCATAATTCCAGGATATAATAGGGGTTATCAATATCCAGGTGGTCTCATCGGCAGCGGTAATATCGG GTATGGATATTACGGAAATTATCCTGGATATAGCGGCTACGGTGGTGGATATGGAGGATATGGAGGGTATGGCGGCTATGGCGGCTATGGCGGTTATGATGGATACGGTGGTTATGGAGCTTATGGAAGAGGGTTTATTCCTGGAGGTTACGGAGGTTACGGAAGTTATGGTGTCGGAGGTTACGAGGACGGTTATTTAGGATATGGACGTGGTGGTTACGGGCGTTATGATGGATACGATAGTTCTACTTATGGAAGCGGATATGGTACAAATTATGGTTCGTCATATGCAGCAAGAAGTCCCTACAGTTATCGCGGTGGTAATTATGGCACTTCCCTCGGTAATCCAACTGGTTATCGTGGTTATTCTTAA
- the LOC126856870 gene encoding ankyrin repeat domain-containing protein 13C isoform X3, whose product MPMIMAQEEGEKYPIHRCIFQGSVKTLSSLIKTHDIAEKDKQGNTPLHLAVMLGRKECVQLLLAHGAPVKVKNLAGWSPLAEAISYGDRQTISSLVRKLKQQTREQMEERRPNLVAALHQMGDFYMELKWDFQSWVPLVSRVLPSDICKIHKSGASIRMDTTLVDFNDMRWERGDISFIFNGDQKPGHSLTVLDNKAKLFQRVRHKETELEIEDEVDILMSSDIMAAQMSTKGITFSRAQTGWIFREDKREMVGAFHADFYQINGMVLESRKRREHLSEEDLQKNKAIMESLTKGSSQGFKNGEPPLRRASLNPPPESNITWDEYIVAPPGKCPLLGRNLVYKESSKSFKATVAMSPDFPLTVDMLLNVLEVITPFKHLSKLRQFVLMKLPPGFPVKIDIPILPTVTAKITFQEFAFRNDIDPELFQVPSDYFEDPMRFPDL is encoded by the exons ATGCCGATGATCATGGCGCAGGAGGAAGGCGAGAAGTATCCGATTCATAGATGCATATTTCAAGGCAGCGTCAAGACGCTAAGTTCCTTAATTAAGACACACGATATTGCTGAAAAGGATAAACAAG GGAACACACCTTTGCATTTAGCTGTGATGTTAGGAAGAAAAG AATGTGTTCAATTATTACTTGCACATGGTGCACCTGTAAAAGTGAAGAATTTAGCTGGTTGGAGTCCATTGGCTGAAGCAATCAGTTATGGAGATAGGCAAACCA tatcaTCTTTAGTGCGCAAATTGAAGCAACAAACAAGGGAGCAGATGGAAGAAAGGAGGCCGAATCTAGTTGCCGCCTTACATCAAATGGGCGATTTTTATATGGAATTAAAATGGGATTTTCAAAGTTGGG TACCATTAGTTTCGAGAGTGTTACCGTCGGATATATGTAAGATCCATAAAAGCGGGGCTTCAATTCGAATGGACACGACTCTTGTAGACTTTAATGACATGAGATGGGAAAGGGGAGACATATCTTTCATCTTCAACGGTGACCAAAAGCCCGGCCATTCATTGACTGTCCTCGACAATAAAGCCAAACTTTTCCAAAGAGTGAGACATAAG gAAACTGAACTCGAGATAGAAGATGAAGTTGATATTCTTATGTCTAGTGATATTATGGCAGCACAAATGTCTACCAAAGGTATCACATTTTCTAGAGCACAGACAGGATGGATTTTTAGAGAAGATAAAAGa gaAATGGTAGGTGCCTTTCATGCTGATTTCTATCAAATCAATGGCATGGTACTGGAAAGTAGAAAACGTCGCGAACATTTAAGTGAGGAGgatcttcaaaaaaataaagctattATGGAGTCTCTTACTAAGGGTAGTTCTCAAGGCTTTAAAAATGGCGAG CCTCCTCTAAGAAGAGCATCGTTGAATCCGCCGCCAGAATCAAACATCACGTGGGATGAATATATCGTTGCGCCGCCCGGTAAATGTCCGCTTCTAGGAAGAAATCTTGTCTATAAGGAAAGTAGTAAATCTTTCAAAGCTACCGTGGCGATGAGTCCGGATTTTCCTCTCACCGTCGACATGTTACTTAATGTTTTGGAAGTGATTACGCCGTTTAAGCATCTAAGCAAGTTACGACAATTTGTACTTATGAAGTTGCCTCCTGGTTTTCCAGTTAAAATCGACATACCGATTTTGCCTACGGTCACTGctaaaataacttttcaagAGTTCGCCTTTCGAAATGACATAGATCCAGAGTTGTTTCAAGTGCCATCCGACTACTTTGAAGATCCAATGAg ATTTCCAGACTTATGA
- the LOC126856870 gene encoding ankyrin repeat domain-containing protein 13C isoform X1, whose translation MPMIMAQEEGEKYPIHRCIFQGSVKTLSSLIKTHDIAEKDKQGNTPLHLAVMLGRKECVQLLLAHGAPVKVKNLAGWSPLAEAISYGDRQTISSLVRKLKQQTREQMEERRPNLVAALHQMGDFYMELKWDFQSWVPLVSRVLPSDICKIHKSGASIRMDTTLVDFNDMRWERGDISFIFNGDQKPGHSLTVLDNKAKLFQRVRHKETELEIEDEVDILMSSDIMAAQMSTKGITFSRAQTGWIFREDKREMVGAFHADFYQINGMVLESRKRREHLSEEDLQKNKAIMESLTKGSSQGFKNGEPPLRRASLNPPPESNITWDEYIVAPPGKCPLLGRNLVYKESSKSFKATVAMSPDFPLTVDMLLNVLEVITPFKHLSKLRQFVLMKLPPGFPVKIDIPILPTVTAKITFQEFAFRNDIDPELFQVPSDYFEDPMREYDAYMIMMMVLHNASCV comes from the exons ATGCCGATGATCATGGCGCAGGAGGAAGGCGAGAAGTATCCGATTCATAGATGCATATTTCAAGGCAGCGTCAAGACGCTAAGTTCCTTAATTAAGACACACGATATTGCTGAAAAGGATAAACAAG GGAACACACCTTTGCATTTAGCTGTGATGTTAGGAAGAAAAG AATGTGTTCAATTATTACTTGCACATGGTGCACCTGTAAAAGTGAAGAATTTAGCTGGTTGGAGTCCATTGGCTGAAGCAATCAGTTATGGAGATAGGCAAACCA tatcaTCTTTAGTGCGCAAATTGAAGCAACAAACAAGGGAGCAGATGGAAGAAAGGAGGCCGAATCTAGTTGCCGCCTTACATCAAATGGGCGATTTTTATATGGAATTAAAATGGGATTTTCAAAGTTGGG TACCATTAGTTTCGAGAGTGTTACCGTCGGATATATGTAAGATCCATAAAAGCGGGGCTTCAATTCGAATGGACACGACTCTTGTAGACTTTAATGACATGAGATGGGAAAGGGGAGACATATCTTTCATCTTCAACGGTGACCAAAAGCCCGGCCATTCATTGACTGTCCTCGACAATAAAGCCAAACTTTTCCAAAGAGTGAGACATAAG gAAACTGAACTCGAGATAGAAGATGAAGTTGATATTCTTATGTCTAGTGATATTATGGCAGCACAAATGTCTACCAAAGGTATCACATTTTCTAGAGCACAGACAGGATGGATTTTTAGAGAAGATAAAAGa gaAATGGTAGGTGCCTTTCATGCTGATTTCTATCAAATCAATGGCATGGTACTGGAAAGTAGAAAACGTCGCGAACATTTAAGTGAGGAGgatcttcaaaaaaataaagctattATGGAGTCTCTTACTAAGGGTAGTTCTCAAGGCTTTAAAAATGGCGAG CCTCCTCTAAGAAGAGCATCGTTGAATCCGCCGCCAGAATCAAACATCACGTGGGATGAATATATCGTTGCGCCGCCCGGTAAATGTCCGCTTCTAGGAAGAAATCTTGTCTATAAGGAAAGTAGTAAATCTTTCAAAGCTACCGTGGCGATGAGTCCGGATTTTCCTCTCACCGTCGACATGTTACTTAATGTTTTGGAAGTGATTACGCCGTTTAAGCATCTAAGCAAGTTACGACAATTTGTACTTATGAAGTTGCCTCCTGGTTTTCCAGTTAAAATCGACATACCGATTTTGCCTACGGTCACTGctaaaataacttttcaagAGTTCGCCTTTCGAAATGACATAGATCCAGAGTTGTTTCAAGTGCCATCCGACTACTTTGAAGATCCAATGAg AGAATACGATGCATACATGATTATGATGATGGTTCTTCATAATGCATCATGTGTTTGA
- the LOC126856868 gene encoding lipase 3-like isoform X2 produces the protein MKMDVKFVLISIIFIIMLSEAELIRSKRSIFFNKTEFLLNFLFPKEPNIVRVRNSAEARVANKVATLDFIGLVERHGYPSEEHHVTTEDGYNLKVHRIPGSPLSNSQQNKTVVFIMHAFLLADQGYDVWLGNYRGNSYCRSHVERSPHDANFWEFSYHEIGTRDLPAMIDYILNYTKSENLHYIGHSLGTVSLFVLLSTKPQYNAKIRLGTCFAPIAFWKELSPVIKFGIDIAPQLEEFFANNEIYEIASLSSTIITAGRKLCADGAITQPLCITTVFLLSGTDPVQLNTTALPAILSNYPAGTSVKTLLHFYQNVITGNFQNFDYGPLGNYEQYKQTTPARYDLKKITAPLALFYGVNDVLSLKSNVLYLYEQLPNVVLLEEHPYRLLSHLDFMWAIDAKILLYDRLIKIMQKFDVKLDSDQV, from the exons ATGAAAATGGACGTGAAATTCGTTTTaatctcaataatatttattataatgttatcgGAAGCAGAATTAATTCGGTCAAAGagaagcatattttttaacaaaaccgAGTTTCtgctcaattttctttttcctaaGGAGCCCAATATAGTAAGAGTAAGAAACTCGGCAGAGGCCAGAGTAGCGAATAAAGTGGCCACGTTAGATTTC ATTGGTTTGGTAGAAAGACATGGCTATCCCAGTGAGGAGCATCACGTTACAACGGAAGACGGATATAATTTGAAGGTACACAGAATACCTGGCAGTCCCCTGTCTAATagccaacaaaataaaacagtTGTGTTTATTATGCACG CATTTTTATTGGCTGATCAAGGATACGATGTATGGCTTGGAAATTACAGAGGAAATTCCTACTGTAGGTCACATGTTGAAAGGTCTCCACATGATGCCAATTTTTGGGAATTTAg ttATCATGAGATAGGAACAAGAGATTTGCCGGCTATGATCGATTACAtacttaattatacaaaatccGAAAATCTGCATTATATAGGTCATTCGCTGGGAACTGTCTCATTATTCGTTTTACTATCCACGAAACCCCAatacaatgcaaaaataagaTTAGGAACTTGTTTTGCTCCGATTGCCTTTTGGAAGGAACTGTCTCCCGTAATCAAATTTGGAATTGATATAGCGCCACAGCTTGAG GAATTTTTCGCTAACAacgaaatatatgaaatagctTCGTTGTCATCGACGATCATTACGGCTGGGAGAAAATTGTGTGCAGATGGGGCAATTACTCAACCTTTATGTATTACAacggtatttttattatcaggaACCGATCCGGTACAACTTAATACc acGGCATTACCGGCAATACTATCGAATTATCCAGCAGGCACTTCTGTAAAgactttattgcatttttatcaaaatgtaattacag GCAACTTTCAAAATTTCGACTATGGACCTCTGGGCAATTACGAGCAATATAAACAGACAACACCTGCgagatatgatttaaaaaaaattactgcaCCATTAGCTTTATTTTATGGCGTTAACGATGTGCTTTCTCTAAAATca aatgtcctttatttatatgaacaaTTGCCAAATGTTGTCTTGCTAGAAGAGCATCCGTATAGACTTCTTAGTCATCTAGATTTTATGTGGGCCATTGATGCAAAAATTCTCTTATACgatcgtttaataaaaataatgcagaaGTTTGATGTTAAATTAGACTCAGATCAGGTTTAA
- the LOC126856870 gene encoding ankyrin repeat domain-containing protein 13C isoform X2, with the protein MPMIMAQEEGEKYPIHRCIFQGSVKTLSSLIKTHDIAEKDKQGNTPLHLAVMLGRKECVQLLLAHGAPVKVKNLAGWSPLAEAISYGDRQTISSLVRKLKQQTREQMEERRPNLVAALHQMGDFYMELKWDFQSWVPLVSRVLPSDICKIHKSGASIRMDTTLVDFNDMRWERGDISFIFNGDQKPGHSLTVLDNKAKLFQRETELEIEDEVDILMSSDIMAAQMSTKGITFSRAQTGWIFREDKREMVGAFHADFYQINGMVLESRKRREHLSEEDLQKNKAIMESLTKGSSQGFKNGEPPLRRASLNPPPESNITWDEYIVAPPGKCPLLGRNLVYKESSKSFKATVAMSPDFPLTVDMLLNVLEVITPFKHLSKLRQFVLMKLPPGFPVKIDIPILPTVTAKITFQEFAFRNDIDPELFQVPSDYFEDPMREYDAYMIMMMVLHNASCV; encoded by the exons ATGCCGATGATCATGGCGCAGGAGGAAGGCGAGAAGTATCCGATTCATAGATGCATATTTCAAGGCAGCGTCAAGACGCTAAGTTCCTTAATTAAGACACACGATATTGCTGAAAAGGATAAACAAG GGAACACACCTTTGCATTTAGCTGTGATGTTAGGAAGAAAAG AATGTGTTCAATTATTACTTGCACATGGTGCACCTGTAAAAGTGAAGAATTTAGCTGGTTGGAGTCCATTGGCTGAAGCAATCAGTTATGGAGATAGGCAAACCA tatcaTCTTTAGTGCGCAAATTGAAGCAACAAACAAGGGAGCAGATGGAAGAAAGGAGGCCGAATCTAGTTGCCGCCTTACATCAAATGGGCGATTTTTATATGGAATTAAAATGGGATTTTCAAAGTTGGG TACCATTAGTTTCGAGAGTGTTACCGTCGGATATATGTAAGATCCATAAAAGCGGGGCTTCAATTCGAATGGACACGACTCTTGTAGACTTTAATGACATGAGATGGGAAAGGGGAGACATATCTTTCATCTTCAACGGTGACCAAAAGCCCGGCCATTCATTGACTGTCCTCGACAATAAAGCCAAACTTTTCCAAAGA gAAACTGAACTCGAGATAGAAGATGAAGTTGATATTCTTATGTCTAGTGATATTATGGCAGCACAAATGTCTACCAAAGGTATCACATTTTCTAGAGCACAGACAGGATGGATTTTTAGAGAAGATAAAAGa gaAATGGTAGGTGCCTTTCATGCTGATTTCTATCAAATCAATGGCATGGTACTGGAAAGTAGAAAACGTCGCGAACATTTAAGTGAGGAGgatcttcaaaaaaataaagctattATGGAGTCTCTTACTAAGGGTAGTTCTCAAGGCTTTAAAAATGGCGAG CCTCCTCTAAGAAGAGCATCGTTGAATCCGCCGCCAGAATCAAACATCACGTGGGATGAATATATCGTTGCGCCGCCCGGTAAATGTCCGCTTCTAGGAAGAAATCTTGTCTATAAGGAAAGTAGTAAATCTTTCAAAGCTACCGTGGCGATGAGTCCGGATTTTCCTCTCACCGTCGACATGTTACTTAATGTTTTGGAAGTGATTACGCCGTTTAAGCATCTAAGCAAGTTACGACAATTTGTACTTATGAAGTTGCCTCCTGGTTTTCCAGTTAAAATCGACATACCGATTTTGCCTACGGTCACTGctaaaataacttttcaagAGTTCGCCTTTCGAAATGACATAGATCCAGAGTTGTTTCAAGTGCCATCCGACTACTTTGAAGATCCAATGAg AGAATACGATGCATACATGATTATGATGATGGTTCTTCATAATGCATCATGTGTTTGA
- the LOC126856868 gene encoding lipase 3-like isoform X1, with protein MKMDVKFVLISIIFIIMLSEAELIRSKRSIFFNKTEFLLNFLFPKEPNIVRVRNSAEARVANKVATLDFIGLVERHGYPSEEHHVTTEDGYNLKVHRIPGSPLSNSQQNKTVVFIMHGMLCSSDCWVLFGANKDLAFLLADQGYDVWLGNYRGNSYCRSHVERSPHDANFWEFSYHEIGTRDLPAMIDYILNYTKSENLHYIGHSLGTVSLFVLLSTKPQYNAKIRLGTCFAPIAFWKELSPVIKFGIDIAPQLEEFFANNEIYEIASLSSTIITAGRKLCADGAITQPLCITTVFLLSGTDPVQLNTTALPAILSNYPAGTSVKTLLHFYQNVITGNFQNFDYGPLGNYEQYKQTTPARYDLKKITAPLALFYGVNDVLSLKSNVLYLYEQLPNVVLLEEHPYRLLSHLDFMWAIDAKILLYDRLIKIMQKFDVKLDSDQV; from the exons ATGAAAATGGACGTGAAATTCGTTTTaatctcaataatatttattataatgttatcgGAAGCAGAATTAATTCGGTCAAAGagaagcatattttttaacaaaaccgAGTTTCtgctcaattttctttttcctaaGGAGCCCAATATAGTAAGAGTAAGAAACTCGGCAGAGGCCAGAGTAGCGAATAAAGTGGCCACGTTAGATTTC ATTGGTTTGGTAGAAAGACATGGCTATCCCAGTGAGGAGCATCACGTTACAACGGAAGACGGATATAATTTGAAGGTACACAGAATACCTGGCAGTCCCCTGTCTAATagccaacaaaataaaacagtTGTGTTTATTATGCACGGTATGTTATGTTCATCCGATTGCTGGGTATTGTTTGGGGCTAATAAAGATCTTG CATTTTTATTGGCTGATCAAGGATACGATGTATGGCTTGGAAATTACAGAGGAAATTCCTACTGTAGGTCACATGTTGAAAGGTCTCCACATGATGCCAATTTTTGGGAATTTAg ttATCATGAGATAGGAACAAGAGATTTGCCGGCTATGATCGATTACAtacttaattatacaaaatccGAAAATCTGCATTATATAGGTCATTCGCTGGGAACTGTCTCATTATTCGTTTTACTATCCACGAAACCCCAatacaatgcaaaaataagaTTAGGAACTTGTTTTGCTCCGATTGCCTTTTGGAAGGAACTGTCTCCCGTAATCAAATTTGGAATTGATATAGCGCCACAGCTTGAG GAATTTTTCGCTAACAacgaaatatatgaaatagctTCGTTGTCATCGACGATCATTACGGCTGGGAGAAAATTGTGTGCAGATGGGGCAATTACTCAACCTTTATGTATTACAacggtatttttattatcaggaACCGATCCGGTACAACTTAATACc acGGCATTACCGGCAATACTATCGAATTATCCAGCAGGCACTTCTGTAAAgactttattgcatttttatcaaaatgtaattacag GCAACTTTCAAAATTTCGACTATGGACCTCTGGGCAATTACGAGCAATATAAACAGACAACACCTGCgagatatgatttaaaaaaaattactgcaCCATTAGCTTTATTTTATGGCGTTAACGATGTGCTTTCTCTAAAATca aatgtcctttatttatatgaacaaTTGCCAAATGTTGTCTTGCTAGAAGAGCATCCGTATAGACTTCTTAGTCATCTAGATTTTATGTGGGCCATTGATGCAAAAATTCTCTTATACgatcgtttaataaaaataatgcagaaGTTTGATGTTAAATTAGACTCAGATCAGGTTTAA